The window gtcagtACACTGAAATATGGCTGTAaacttgttctgtctgtgtcagtACACTGAAATATGGCTGTAaacttgttctgtctgtgtcagtACACTGAAATATGGCTGTAaacttgttctgtctgtgtcagtACACTGAAATATGGCTGTAaacttgttctgtctgtgtcagtACACTGAAATATGGCTGTAaacttgttctgtctgtgtcagtACACTGAAATATGGCTGCTTGTGATATACAGTATACACCCTCACATGCTGAGAACTGGCCTGTGAGTGAGATAGGGGCGGGGGGTGGGTAAACAGACCACACTTTTTTTAAGGCCAACTAGGTGAAAAGTGAGTGAATGCTTTGTGTGCAATCAtgcagtgttttttttttaaatttcagacaCGTTGCGAGCGCTGTACATGGGGGACAACGACTTTGAGGTCATCCCGCCAGAGATCGGACGTCTCAAGAATCTGCAGATTGTGAGTGGATATTATACACACCACCTTGCTATTTGAGTAGGGTGGACAGCCCTGTAAGACCACCAGTTCAAGACTGTCCGTTTACAGACCctgtttttttcagatttttcttTCATTaactctgtaaatgtacccccattctGAGACTTGCCCTATTTTCTAAGAAGTAGGGAAGtctgaagaggggggggggggggggggggctgagggGGTAGGAACAGTTTGAACAGTTTTTATTCACAAAAAGCTCTTTTGAGCCACATAGTGAAAGCAATTTACACTTAATGAACATGCAAAAGTACAAATGGAAAGATGGCATGAAGCGAAAACATGGTTATGATGTAAAAGGTTGTTGGCTGATATAAGGGAGACAATCGGTGTTTGTAAATTTCAGACTCTTTGTAGAGTTGTTCCCCTTGATTTACAAAGCCGTTGTGAAATCACATGTTTAATGGAAACTAAAATCTTCAAATAAATATATTCCCACTGAATTGGTTTGAAAAATAATTTATTCTATCAACCACTCATATGTTAAATCATTTGTATGTGTCTTGGTACCCTGTTATTTTGAATGTATTAGGAAGGCCTAACAGCAaatttctgttgtttttcaaaCAGACAATACAATGTCAGTCTTTGTTTGTGTTAAATAAGACATACATTGTGTTAGGAACAGTAACAAACTGCAaacttctacagtggaaccccccttttaagactgtatTTGGTGGGCAAGCCTAAAAAGGCAAATTTCTGTGTtttggaaagaaaagaaaatgcttattcttgttcttgttaaaACAGACATGTCAGAAAATATAAACCAAGTTGTAAGCTTATAATGGTGATCCCCAACTTTGTATTTTTCTCCTTACAGCTGTGTTTCCGTGAGAACGACCTTGTGGCTCTACCCAAGGAGATTGGTGACCTGGTGAGGCTGAGAGAGCTTCACATCCAGGGCAACAGACTCACCGTACTGCCGCCAGAGTTCGGTGAGTCACCTCGTCTGTGAtcctttggggggggggggggggggggtctttttgGGCAGGTGGACACTTTCGAGAGACAGTCGCAAAGCAGGTTCGCCAGTATAAGGAAACGTGAAGCAACACAATCTCCATGTTAAGATAGGGTACCTGTTATGTTACCTGTGATGTGAGCAGGTAACCTGGGGAACCGAACAGGTGTTGAAGGCAGAACACAACCCCTGTAACCTTTCACTCTTACTATAGGGTACCTGTAGTTACCTGTAGTTACCTGTGGTGTGTACAGGTGGGCACCGAGTCGGTGTTCAAGGCAGATAACGGCCCCTGTATCATGTCACTGTATCTTTAGGGTACTTACCTGTTGTGTTACCTGTACTTACCTGTGATGTTACCTGTAATGTGTGCAGGTAACCTGCTGGACCTGGTGGGCACCAAGCAGGTGTTCGAGGCAGACAACAACCCTTGTATCATTTCTGTTACTACAGGGTACTTACCTATTGTGTTACCTGTACCTACCTGTGTTGTTACCTGTACTTAACTGTTGTGTTACCTGTGGTGCGTGCAGGTAACCTGGACCTAGTGGGCACCAAGCAGGTGTTCAAGGCAGACAACAACCCCTGGGTAACCCCCATCGCTGACCAGTTCCAGGTGGGAGCATCCCACGTCTTCGACTATATCCGCTCGGACACCTATAAGTTGTGAGTCTTGCTGGGATTGATTGACAGGTTGAAAACATATAtatgagaaattcaggtcttctgaaggaggcagtcttaaaaATGGAAGTAAATTAACAgattttatgaacagaaaaacagaaaaatcaaggtcttataAAGAAGGAAGTGTGAATTTGGGGGTCTAAACGGGAGGGTCCACTGTATCAAATGATGTATTCCAACATTTCTTTGTTTGATTCCAGTTTGTACGGACGCCACCTCTCCGCAAATGCACCCCTGCCGCCAAAAACTCAGGACAAGTCCAAGAAGATCAGTCGCATCAAGAAATAAACACAGTATTGAAGTTCACCAGGGAACACTGACTTAAGGCGATGTCAGACGCAAAACACTTAACAATGTTTTCAACAAAAAATCCAACTAAAAACGTTGGGTTAACAACTGTTTTGAGAGCTGTGGAAGTCACAAGCGAAACGCACAGATGAAGCGCGCGGTgtgttttcaaagaaagacaacaGAACTCGGGTTAGCGGAACCGAGTCACGTGAGttgcaggggtcgacactaacttatttggcctggggccacactggccccagagatgaaAATTGCTGGGGCGttaaacaaaaatctggggcccactctcagtattcacgtgcggcaatgcattgtctgtttttcttcatcgtactgaagccagggaaattctttcaaccatttgacattgaaattacgacagcgcgaatcggtctccttttttcgtttctctccaccctgttcttcatcttcatttccatgtctttttacaccagggatgtgtcgccacattttgcgtttggcatttgaaggcgatacttatctttcacgctaaagagcgcaatctgggagttatttcccttgcggcattgtccttcgacgatttcaatgggtttttttcttgactgcggcattgatggtaacgcaaatttcagtgacgactttgactggcgatttttagtgattggctctggcattagaattttcggtttgtcattgttggaatttatcctggggcggagtgggccccaagcttcggcaatgtttggggcggaacacaaaactctggggcgttccgccccccgcccccgctagtgtcgaaccctgagtTGATCGTCCACGTTCCACGGCTGACTACCAAAACGCGTTTTCAGATTTTAGAACATGCTCCCAAATCAAAATCATGAACCGGAAACACGAAACGATGTTTTCCAAAATGCAATTTGGGGGATTTCACTTGACAAACaggctgttttgtgtttgttttgcaagacaacactgttttgtgttttgtgtctgaCATGGCCTTTACCTCACACAATACAGATGTGGATGGGCATTGTGTTAAATTCATGAACTGCATACTATTATGATAACTGAGCGTATGTAACTTGACCTCAAAATTCACTTTATTTTGCCATATGGACTAGCTTACAATGCACAGGGTATTTTGTATTGCTTATCAGATCTTCATTGGCCAGAATTGTATGATGTGGTTGTTTGCCAGTTGAACAACTGAAAGTTTTATGTTTTCTGCCTTCTtatgggaggtggggggggggggggggggtaggaatAACTTTCCTGCTTTTTTGTATAGGAAGGGGATATGTTGAAAGTAAACATTTAAATTAAGAAATGGATATCTACAAAACGCGAACAGATCTAATCTTGCATGGCTGGTGTGTTTTATCAGGAGAGCCTTGTTTGTACAAATCGCTGCACAATGGGTTTTAGGCAAGTGAACATTTCAGAATGGTGCTATTTAACGCTTCTGTTGTTTATACTGCTGGTTATGTATATACTCGTGCATTTTATTATAGTGTATAGGCAATTGTATTAGATATACATCATTATGTACTGTATAATTAAGCTGTAACACTGCCCGTGTAACTGATTTTGTTTGCTGCTGTGAGGGAGAAAGTGTGCTAAGCCGGGAGTCTGTCACTGCTATCATATATCATGAGTAAATGTATGTGAGCATTAAGATTTTTGCTACAGATTTTTCAGTTTATTAGTCAAAGGTAAAAGTTTGTTCTGATGTCTGTTCTGCTAGTTTTGTCCACTGAAGTACGTAAAAGGGaaattttctttttgtttaaagGGTTGTGTGGAAAGAAAATAGGGGTGTACATGTATTTTAGTCTTCTTCACTTGAGTGTGTTTCATAGTTATCAAATGATACTGCAGGCCATAACTTTGTACAAGTtttcagaaagagagagagagtgtgtgtctgagagagactgagatagtgtgtgtgtgtgtgtgtgtgtgtgtgtgtgtgtgtgtgtgtgtttccatatCTTGCATTATTGTTTCCACTTAATGAGATCTAGAAAGAAAAGTGATAGAGGCTCGACTATAGTGAGTGCAATTTTGCTTAGTAGTGCTTTGATATTATTGTATAGTTATCTATGTACATTTGTTATTTATGTGAAAATTGTATGTATTGCATAATAAACTTAACACTATGTATTCCTTGGTAGAgtgaaatgtttgtgtgtgtgtgtgtttctgtgtgtgaatcagaatgtgtatgtgtgtgttacatgtcTATGTGTGTGACACAAAGTTTTCATACTTAACaagtacactcttcaaaaaaagttgaggatcggttgaaaaaacggatctaattataaaaaattgccaaaaaattaaacatcgacataataattaaaagattaatctgtttgaattaacaaatgaacaatgagttttgacctagaattttgtttggcaggcagagttatttccctttgtgggacttctcaaaagcttctgtattttggaagaaaaagggtgttttttatagccccatgacatttgcggaacgcatgccagggcaaaaggttgtgatgcacgtgcttcaacagggtcctggctatgaacatcgctcaccagcttgtgtttaaaggttgacacgctgacacaattatgcacagtagcaacatgcccccacgaagaaaactgaatagaggaagggcaataggatggctacaagacggtgttgctgccaggcaagtggcccagaggcttgcagtggctgaGAGGCTTGCAGtagctccctctgtcatcatcagactaaaacagagattccacgcaactggaagagtgcaggagtgacaacgttctggtcggcccagagtcaccacacaaagagaggatcgctacattcagaggcaggccatgcaacaaagaatggctacggcaaacaacattaagcaacgcctacaagctaccaccaacactgttgttagtggtcagacgatccgaaaccgcttacacaactttggcttgcgtgcaaggcgtcctgtccgaggaacaaccctgactgctaatcaccgagcagctcgccgagcctggtgcactcaacatgtgaggtggcaatgtcagcagtgggctcaggtgttgtttacagatgagtcccacttttgcttggaacctgcagATGGTCGCacccgagtgtggaggcgtcgcggagagcgcttcgcagaaggcgctgttcttgaacgacagcgtttttgtggaggctctgtgatggtctggggagggatcagcacacgtctaagaaCACCTcagtaccatgtagtgggcaacttgaccggtgtccgctaccagaatgagatcctgcaacccctggtcgctccagccctccaagcgatcggccctcgtgcgattcttcaggatgacaacgcacctccccatccgATTCGCTCTGCACAGCTgcaaacaccttcatccagcaggccagggtcaacaggatgctgtggccagccaacagcccggacctgaaccccatagagcacatgtgggacgagctttgtcgtcgggtacagcaacatcaccctcctcctgccaatctgggtcaactgctgcaatggctccagcaggagtggaatggagttcccagagcattcatatgcaacctgatccactccatgcgccaacgatgtgttgaatgcctggcacacaacggagggcacacgcgttattgacactgattcacattgttgtgaattccattttcgagggttgtcacgtttgacacaaccccccgcgggttagggggaagaatttacccgatgctccccagcatgtcgtaagaggtgactaacggattctgtttctccttttacccttgttaagtgtttcttgtatagaatatagtcaatgtttgtaaagattttagtcaagcagtatgtaagaaatgttaagtcctttgtactggaaatttgcattctcccagtaaggtcatatattgtactacgttgcaagcccctggagcaattttttgattagtgcttttgtgaacaagaaacaattaacaagtggctctatcccatccccccctttccccgtcgcgatataaccttgcagggccggactaccggggggggttatgggggttgcgcaaccccccccccccctagcctaaacatgtaccttacttatttaattttttttttattattgcttattttatgccgttttatGCAAtgagcgaccattttcttatctcggaatatgacctacccgtcagcttcagggggcttcgccccctgacccccacaacgaggggggggggtgggttctagggtttccggaccccccccagccaaaaaataaaaatattgaatgaggtatgcatttctttattttacattgagtttcaattttgggggtattaatcagtgacaaaatctgctgcctgaaactggtaatgatcatcctcagaatgcaccagattgcaccattttgcatcctttttttcaaaattttccgggggggcatgcccccggacccccctagcaagctaggcgcttcgcgccgtcggctcggcgcttcgcgccttcacacccatatcttcacaatatacttttgaaaaaacccagtcataaaatgaactgatccgcccctgccgccaggggggacatccccctgggccaccactggcaaccccccccctcctcttcgcctagtccggccctgccttgaatggttgaaaacgacgttaaacaccaaataaagaaagaaagaacgtttgacacactctagctaaattgtcgctgccgcgttcgatctttgctttgtttgtcattactccttggttgttcaattatataattttttaaaaatgaaagaattcggtcttgtctgatttgtgtggcgtgcttgtaaaaaagtgatccttaacgtgactttttttgaagagtgtatgagAGTAAATTAGCCTACACAGGCTTTTTAACACCTCCTTTGGTGTAAACTAAGGATATAAAGAACAACGCCTTTCCACAATTCTCCTCACTATACGACACAAAGACAGGCATCCAGAAAGCTAAACCAAAAAGAGTGTCAGGAAACAAGCAACACTCAGAACGCTTTGTGCCAGAAACTCAACAAGTCAAGGAGACAGCCTTGACAAGAAAAGCCAAACCCGAATCAAATACTCACACATCAAGCAaggattccactgtattgacAACACTGTCTCGTGAACCCATTGTGCCGCTCGATCTCTCTAGGGCTAGTCTTCGTGAGAGCATTTTCAGATTAACATGTCCACACTGGCCTGTTTTAGGAGGCACTATGAACAGTTGCTGACACCTATACACCAAACGTCTATGCACAGCGCATCTCCATGTCCATTTGTGACCTTGTCGAGACATCGAGAAAGGCCATTCATGCGCGACGAATAGTTGCTGAAACATATACAGCAAGATTCTATGCACCGCGCGTCTACATTTCCATTTGTGACCTTAATTGCTGGAATAATAACGAAGGCCGTCGAGTCAATCCAGTTCTGTAAGGTTTCTCAAAACACAAAATTTTCGACGCAGCCCACTGTGTAAATTAAGCTCGTAAAACCTGCATAAAAAGTCCGACGTAGCCCTCTTGGTAAAGCTTCTAAAACACAACAAGTTTGACTTCGACCACTGTGTAAATCTcgtaaaacacaaaacacaaaaagtccGACGCAGCCCACTGCCGATGTAAAGCTTGTGAAACACAAAAAGTCCGACATAGCCCACTCTGTAAAGCTTGTGAAACACAAAAAGTCCGACATAGCCCGGCTCTGTAAAGCTTGTAAAACACAAAAAGTCCGACGAAACCCTCTGTGTAAAGCTTGTAAAACACCAAAAGTCCGACGCAACCCTATGTGTAAAGCTTGTAAAACACCAAAAGTCCGACGCAACCCTATGTGTAAAGCTTGTAAAACACAAAAAGTCCGACGG of the Littorina saxatilis isolate snail1 linkage group LG14, US_GU_Lsax_2.0, whole genome shotgun sequence genome contains:
- the LOC138947836 gene encoding ras suppressor protein 1-like, yielding MSSKLKKVVDESRDGNNPELDLGDRGIVNMLEVPGLMELQNLTRLTLCHNKLTALPPAIANFLSLEILNLFNNSIEELPTTLSSMPKLRILNVGMNKLYTLSRGFGACPQLEVLDCTYNNLSEKSLPANFFCLDTLRALYMGDNDFEVIPPEIGRLKNLQILCFRENDLVALPKEIGDLVRLRELHIQGNRLTVLPPEFGNLDLVGTKQVFKADNNPWVTPIADQFQVGASHVFDYIRSDTYKFLYGRHLSANAPLPPKTQDKSKKISRIKK